The Mercurialis annua linkage group LG2, ddMerAnnu1.2, whole genome shotgun sequence genome contains a region encoding:
- the LOC126670099 gene encoding uncharacterized protein LOC126670099, producing the protein MFMCVYLNYEHCRMFVVYITLRLFVGRRTIGSQMAERRTRVRCLLGSRGFSKHIVDLIWNVLLDGHHRDCVRTGNDYGIEVYDLSIGRSPFLHSRRFFILFFE; encoded by the exons atgtttatgtgtgtatacttgaattatgaacactgtcgtatgtttgttgtgtatattactctcagactgttcgtcggaagacgaacaattgggtctcaaatgGCAGAG aggcgaaccagagttaggtgcttgttaggatcacgtggatttagcaagca cattgtggatttgatttggaatgtgctactcgatgggcatcatcgggactgcgtgcgcaccggtaatgattatggtattgag gtttatgatttgagcattggtcgatctccgtttcttcattctcggaggttctttattttattttttgaataa
- the LOC126669182 gene encoding chloroplast envelope membrane protein codes for MLFLMSTSMVLCQSLFFTDQNPYRNSSSSSSSTCSNFVILSSRRKRLCELVPNAKKKGKKEERSWWQRLFFDGDGNWLGLEDDDMVEFASELSESGLDDEMLSEEEKFEAWKSRAEAIVELREAQDDMLNEESRRWEDWIVDDSHNHDVNGSWWSPDLGGGGGGGNGAVGGSADDVGPDSSDLVPQKGFVESVRDLVLGKEEDDLLYEDRVFQYASLNSAKFLAVLILIPWALDFAVHDYVLMPFLDRYVKTVPLAAQLLDVRRNQKLEMVKELKVEEARLRFEVEIGKSPPLSDDEAWWELRHKALELRDERRLENRRAFANIWSDMTFGISLFVILYFNQNKVALLKFTGYKIVNNISDTGKAFLIILITDIFLGYHSESGWQTLMEVIVEHYGLQVDQAAITIFVCLIPVIIDACVKLWLFKFLPRLSPTVTNIFNEMKRH; via the exons ATGTTATTCTTAATGAGCACTTCAATGGTTTTATGCCAAAGTTTATTCTTTACTGACCAAAATCCATATAGGAATTCTAGTTCTAGTTCTAGTTCTACTTGCTCCAATTTTGTAATATTGAGTAGTAGGAGGAAGAGACTTTGTGAGTTGGTTCCAAATGCAAAGAAGAAGGGGAAGAAGGAGGAAAGAAGTTGGTGGCAAAGGTTATTTTTTGATGGTGATGGCAATTGGCTTGGTTTAGAAGATGATGATATGGTTGAGTTTGCGAGTGAGTTATCAGAGAGTGGTTTGGACGATGAAATGTTGTCTGAAGAGGAGAAATTTGAGGCATGGAAGAGTAGAGCTGAGGCCATTGTGGAGTTGAGGGAAGCACAAGATGATATGTTGAATGAGGAGAGTAGGAGGTGGGAGGATTGGATTGTGGATGATTCTCATAATCATGATGTGAATGGTTCTTGGTGGAGTCCAGATTtgggtggtggtggtggtggtggaaaTGGTGCAGTTGGTGGCTCAGCCGACGATGTGGGGCCGGATTCTAGTGACTTGGTTCCACAGAAAGGGTTTGTTGAGTCTGTGAGAGATTTGGTTCTTGGTAAGGAAGAAGATGATTTGCTTTACGAAGATCGGGTCTTCCAATATGCCTCCTTGAATTCG GCTAAATTTCTCGCagtattgattttgattccttGGGCACTGGATTTTGCTGTTCATGACTATGTTCTCATGCCCTTTCTGGACAG GTATGTGAAGACTGTACCACTTGCAGCGCAACTGCTTGATGTGAGAAGAAATCAGAAGCTTGAAATGGTTAAGGAACTAAAAGTAGAAGAAGCTAGGTTGCGGTTTGAAGTAGAGATTGGTAAATCTCCACCTCTTTCGGATGACGAGGCCTGGTGGGAGCTACGGCATAAAGC GTTAGAGCTACGAGATGAGCGGAGATTAGAAAACCGCAgagcgtttgcaaacatttggtcAGATATGACATTTGGGATCTCATTGTTCGTCATTTTATACTTCAATCAGAATAAA GTAGCTTTGCTGAAATTTACCGGATACAAGATAGTAAATAATATTTCAGACACTGGGAAGGCCTTCCTAATTATATTGATTACAGACATTTTTTTAGG GTATCATTCTGAATCTGGGTGGCAAACCCTAATGGAGGTAATTGTCGAACACTATGGGCTTCAAGTTGATCAGGCTGCAATTACTATTTTCGTCTGCCTGATTCCAGTTATTATTGATGCATGCGTGAAGCTTTGG CTATTTAAATTCCTACCAAGATTATCTCCGACGGTGACAAATATATTTAATGAAATGAAGCGTCACTAA
- the LOC126668560 gene encoding uncharacterized protein LOC126668560, which produces MKDWKLIDNYNFSENGRMWIICINDRQRMCSDLIDFSRDVRGNWLVQGDFNAVMGDNDRMGGNELDNEHALEMVNCMSTAGLAEIRSIGCYYTWNNNQLDDKRVWRKLDRILSNGLNEELQDSFYEALPCGISDHSPILMKTQKRGSQNAKRNFKFFNYWTTNPEFREIVMEEWSKEVSGHTMFRIVKKLKAISYRLRNLNRKHYSDISMRTSKQRERLDKI; this is translated from the exons ATGAAAGACTGGAAGCTTATTGATAATTATAACTTCAGTGAAAATGGCAGAATGTGGATCAT TTGTATTAATGACAGACAAAGAATGTGTAGTGACCTGATTGATTTCTCTAGAGATGTGAGGGGTAATTGGTTAGTCCAAGGTGATTTTAATGCTGTAATGGGGGATAATGACAGAATGGGTGGCAATGAACTAGACAATGAGCATGCGCTAGAAATGGTCAACTGTATGTCAACTGCAGGTTTAGCTGAAATTAGGAGTATTGGTTGTTACTATACTTGGAACAATAACCAGCTAGATGACAAAAGAGTCTGGAGGAAGCTAGATAGGATTCTGTCGAATGGCCTTAATGAAGAGTTGCAAGATTCTTTTTATGAAGCTTTGCCATGTGGCATCTCTGATCATAGCCCAATTCTAATGAAAACTCAGAAGAGAGGGAGTCAGAATGCCAAGAGAAACTTTAAGTTCTTCAACTACTGGACTACTAATCCTGAATTCAGGGAAATAGTGATGGAGGAATGGAGCAAAGAGGTTAGTGGTCACACTATGTTCAGAATTGTTAAGAAGCTTAAAGCTATTAGCTACAGATTGAGGAACTTAAATAGGAAGCATTATTCTGATATCTCTATGAGAACCAGCAAACAAAGGGAAAGACTAGATAAAATTTAA